A part of Methanohalobium evestigatum Z-7303 genomic DNA contains:
- a CDS encoding VPXXXP-CTERM sorting domain-containing protein, translating to MNDSDPSHYFGYDHWAGVTTANPVLLVGILGIAILLFLRREQK from the coding sequence GTGAATGACAGCGATCCAAGTCATTATTTCGGATATGACCACTGGGCTGGTGTAACAACAGCAAATCCTGTACTGCTGGTAGGCATACTTGGTATCGCAATTTTGTTGTTCCTGAGAAGAGAGCAGAAATAA
- a CDS encoding type II toxin-antitoxin system RelE family toxin gives MTYDIKLHPGVAKYLKSLDSNTKARIKESIETLSDKPYPENPRTDIKKLKGTKGRKSFYRLRVGNYRVIYTIEDETILITDIIHREKGYKWL, from the coding sequence ATGACCTATGACATCAAGTTGCATCCAGGAGTGGCAAAATATCTCAAGTCTCTTGATTCTAATACCAAAGCAAGGATCAAAGAAAGTATTGAAACACTTAGCGATAAACCATATCCTGAAAACCCCAGAACAGATATTAAAAAATTAAAAGGTACAAAAGGCAGAAAGAGTTTTTATAGGTTAAGGGTAGGTAACTATCGAGTTATATATACTATTGAAGATGAAACCATATTGATTACAGATATTATCCATAGAGAGAAAGGATATAAATGGCTGTAA
- a CDS encoding restriction endonuclease yields the protein MEQVENKEDLIDSAVESMLEVMLTTDSHCTKKEIEDCLIRMEHLAADTIIEHLYHDGYNQDLENVLLQIKQPAVDCLSEKIKQYQNRYGDTHQLQLILDRIEENIENQDSPDSRNQNQRIQTSGNSQQNNNLDEMSWKELEDFLESMYKDKGYLVERTGITDMGADLIITSYGVERTAVVIKHLNSDQKVTRNAVQEAAAAMNYYHCNGAIVVSNQEFTEQAVKLAESNDVSLIDRKQLEEMVSL from the coding sequence TTGGAACAAGTAGAAAATAAAGAAGATTTGATAGACAGTGCAGTAGAATCGATGTTAGAAGTAATGTTGACGACTGACAGCCACTGTACCAAAAAGGAGATCGAAGACTGTTTGATTAGGATGGAACATCTGGCAGCAGATACAATCATCGAACACCTGTATCATGACGGATACAACCAGGACCTTGAAAACGTTCTCTTACAGATCAAACAACCGGCTGTCGATTGTCTGTCAGAAAAGATAAAACAGTACCAGAATCGATATGGAGACACCCATCAGCTGCAGTTGATACTGGACCGAATCGAGGAAAACATCGAAAACCAGGATAGTCCTGATTCGAGGAACCAGAATCAAAGGATACAGACATCTGGTAATTCTCAGCAGAATAATAACCTAGACGAAATGTCATGGAAAGAACTTGAAGATTTTCTCGAGTCGATGTACAAAGATAAAGGATATCTGGTCGAAAGAACCGGTATCACAGACATGGGTGCCGACCTGATTATAACCAGTTATGGAGTCGAGCGAACTGCAGTTGTTATAAAACATCTAAATTCCGATCAAAAAGTCACAAGAAATGCTGTCCAGGAAGCTGCTGCTGCAATGAACTACTACCATTGCAATGGTGCCATAGTCGTTTCCAATCAGGAATTCACAGAACAGGCAGTAAAACTGGCAGAATCGAATGATGTTTCCCTGATTGACAGGAAACAACTGGAAGAAATGGTTAGTCTGTAA
- a CDS encoding Acg family FMN-binding oxidoreductase, translating to MENINEIIRYATLAPSGHNTQPWKFYLEKNQIKIFPDYSRRLPAVDPDDRELFISLGCALENLLIVAEHNGYSTNVEYSFDGNGEDFISVVLDTDGIKENDILYDAIPQRQTTRSKYDGNSIPDDDLDKLKSVIMEDGISSLFITDDDKIEAIIDLVRMGNKIQMNDENFKKELTSWIRFNDSDTKKHLDGLSSKTMGSPSIPSWFGRFFIKYIATDKAQSKKDEINIRSSSSLLVIMSDDNSKIAWVDIGRSFERLVLNATALNIKNAHLNQPCEIPQLKEKLQEILSIGNKHPQLLLRIGYGQPLPRSQRRHVEDVVY from the coding sequence ATGGAGAATATTAATGAAATAATTCGTTATGCTACACTTGCCCCTTCAGGACATAATACCCAACCATGGAAATTCTATCTAGAGAAAAACCAGATCAAAATCTTTCCAGATTATTCTAGAAGGCTTCCAGCTGTAGACCCTGATGACCGTGAACTGTTTATTAGTCTTGGATGTGCACTGGAAAATCTTTTGATTGTAGCTGAACATAATGGTTATAGTACTAATGTGGAATATTCTTTTGACGGGAATGGTGAAGATTTCATTTCTGTTGTACTAGATACTGATGGTATAAAAGAAAATGATATATTGTACGATGCAATCCCACAAAGGCAGACCACCAGAAGTAAATATGATGGTAACTCCATCCCTGATGACGATCTAGATAAGCTCAAGTCGGTAATAATGGAGGATGGAATATCTTCACTTTTTATTACTGATGATGATAAAATAGAAGCTATAATAGACCTTGTCAGGATGGGTAACAAGATACAGATGAACGATGAGAACTTTAAAAAGGAATTAACCTCGTGGATACGTTTCAATGATTCTGATACAAAAAAACATCTTGATGGTCTTAGCTCAAAAACGATGGGTTCGCCATCTATACCCAGTTGGTTTGGCAGATTTTTTATAAAATATATTGCAACTGACAAAGCTCAATCAAAAAAAGATGAAATAAATATCAGAAGTTCTTCTTCTCTATTAGTAATCATGTCAGATGATAATAGTAAAATTGCATGGGTTGATATAGGCCGCAGTTTTGAACGACTTGTTCTAAATGCTACTGCTTTGAACATCAAAAATGCACATCTTAACCAGCCCTGCGAAATTCCTCAACTCAAAGAAAAATTACAAGAAATATTATCAATCGGCAACAAACACCCTCAACTGTTACTTCGTATCGGGTACGGTCAGCCACTTCCAAGATCACAAAGAAGACATGTGGAGGATGTGGTTTACTAA
- a CDS encoding restriction endonuclease translates to MKSNNYSKEEIISSLVENLLITEEYNEKEETKDILVGFGEKSIKPLVEKLGEDVGISNEREIGSVLKRIGMPCIPYIMNELYNKYLPNRYFTASLTVSEIIESIGEPAVPYLIDYICEYQVLDGREESCRRLREFVSLHEEKAVDCVLKRLSREYLNEDCWQELTSILVFLGEISVEKLFQGIININHKHIDYDDAVNIITEHDNDDAKNVLNRYLKYGSYEEKLIAARILDKFNDTDAESTIQVLYNEPESKMLYDLYNISWEELELGLMNLYEKMGYKVEKTPKNSDYGADFIATQWGSERIAVQVKHLNNTTSPSAVQEVVAAKMYYICSKAEVVSTNNFSKQAKNLADITGVNLIDRDKLKWLIEKYNW, encoded by the coding sequence TTGAAATCTAACAATTATAGCAAAGAAGAAATTATATCTTCTTTAGTAGAAAATCTATTGATTACTGAGGAATATAATGAGAAAGAAGAAACTAAAGACATACTTGTAGGATTTGGAGAAAAATCAATCAAACCATTGGTTGAAAAATTAGGAGAAGATGTTGGTATATCGAATGAAAGGGAGATAGGAAGCGTTCTGAAAAGAATAGGCATGCCATGTATACCGTACATCATGAATGAACTTTATAATAAATACTTGCCAAATAGATACTTCACTGCTTCATTAACTGTTTCAGAAATCATAGAAAGCATCGGCGAACCAGCTGTACCTTATCTGATTGATTACATCTGCGAATATCAAGTACTTGACGGAAGAGAAGAAAGTTGTCGCAGATTGAGAGAATTCGTATCCTTGCATGAAGAAAAAGCTGTAGATTGTGTGTTAAAAAGATTAAGCAGAGAGTATCTTAATGAAGACTGCTGGCAAGAATTGACTAGTATCTTGGTATTCTTGGGAGAAATTTCAGTAGAAAAATTGTTCCAGGGTATAATAAACATCAATCATAAACACATAGACTACGATGATGCTGTAAATATTATAACTGAACATGATAATGATGACGCAAAAAATGTCTTGAACAGGTACTTAAAATATGGATCATATGAAGAAAAGCTAATTGCAGCCAGAATCCTGGACAAATTCAATGATACTGATGCAGAAAGTACTATACAGGTTCTTTATAACGAACCAGAATCGAAAATGTTGTACGACCTGTATAATATATCCTGGGAAGAACTAGAATTAGGCTTGATGAACCTATATGAAAAAATGGGTTATAAAGTGGAAAAAACTCCAAAAAATAGCGACTATGGAGCTGACTTTATAGCAACTCAGTGGGGGAGTGAGAGAATAGCGGTGCAGGTAAAGCACCTAAATAATACAACATCGCCTAGTGCAGTTCAGGAAGTTGTTGCAGCAAAGATGTATTATATATGTTCTAAAGCAGAAGTCGTGAGCACAAACAATTTCAGCAAACAAGCAAAGAACCTGGCAGATATAACAGGAGTAAATCTCATCGACAGAGATAAGCTCAAATGGTTAATTGAAAAATATAATTGGTAA
- a CDS encoding NosD domain-containing protein, which translates to MRIKLYLVITFVLMIMFSGTALADTITVDDDPGMNYQKIQNAINAASDSDTIIVYNGTYTENVDVNKSVTILSESGNPDDTKVQAASTSDHVFNVTRDNVTISGFNITGATVFEKAGIFLDEVKNNNISNNKISNNYQGLRLLNSDINTLNNNTASNNNNDGINLYNSSSNKLNNNNANFNSNVDGISLYESNNNNLNKNNVSYNREGIYFSESNNNTLNNNTVSYNREEGIILSDYSSNNTLNNNTVLNNKDDGIGISGSDNNKLNNNTVSNNKNVGISIFVSKNNILKSNIICNNTDLGFEFPSSEDNTIYNNIFNNENNTRITASSVTVNKWNITKTPGPNIVGGPYIGGNYWAHPDGTGFSQTCTDANNDGFCDSEFNIAENNNDSLPLTINASVDIEKYTNGEDADEPEGPTIQMGSQVTWTYNITNTGSVILYNITVTDDKLGEISCPNSSLKPGESMVCTKTGSAQSGQYSNLGNVTAEYKDDLCAEIPTSQISDSDPSHYSGLGYDHWAGVPATNPVLLIGVLGIAMLLFLRREQR; encoded by the coding sequence ATGAGAATCAAACTATATCTTGTAATAACTTTCGTTTTAATGATAATGTTTTCAGGCACAGCATTAGCGGATACTATCACTGTGGATGATGATCCTGGTATGAACTACCAGAAAATACAGAATGCAATAAACGCAGCAAGTGACAGTGACACCATTATTGTATATAATGGAACATATACAGAAAATGTGGACGTTAACAAATCAGTAACCATCCTATCGGAATCCGGGAATCCAGATGATACTAAAGTTCAGGCTGCTTCTACAAGCGATCATGTATTTAACGTTACCAGAGATAATGTTACGATCAGTGGTTTCAATATAACAGGTGCTACAGTTTTCGAGAAGGCAGGAATCTTCCTAGATGAAGTTAAGAACAACAATATCAGCAACAATAAAATATCTAATAATTATCAAGGTCTTCGCTTGTTAAATTCCGATATTAACACACTGAATAACAACACCGCATCAAATAACAACAATGACGGCATTAATCTTTATAATTCCAGTAGCAATAAACTGAATAACAATAATGCGAATTTTAACAGCAACGTTGATGGTATAAGTCTTTATGAATCCAACAACAACAACCTGAACAAAAACAATGTGTCGTACAACAGAGAAGGCATTTACTTTTCTGAAAGCAACAATAATACACTGAACAACAACACTGTATCGTACAACAGAGAAGAAGGCATTATTCTTTCTGATTACAGTAGCAATAACACACTGAATAACAACACTGTATTAAACAACAAAGATGATGGTATCGGTATTTCTGGTTCTGACAACAACAAACTGAATAACAATACTGTATCAAACAACAAAAATGTTGGTATCAGTATTTTTGTAAGCAAAAATAACATATTGAAAAGTAATATCATCTGTAATAACACTGATCTTGGGTTTGAATTTCCTTCTAGCGAGGACAATACTATATATAACAATATCTTCAACAATGAGAACAATACACGAATTACTGCCAGTTCCGTCACAGTTAATAAGTGGAACATCACCAAGACACCAGGTCCAAACATTGTGGGTGGACCTTACATAGGTGGCAACTACTGGGCACATCCTGATGGTACTGGATTTAGTCAAACCTGCACCGATGCAAACAACGATGGGTTCTGTGATTCAGAGTTTAACATCGCTGAAAACAATAACGATTCTCTGCCACTTACAATCAATGCATCCGTTGATATCGAAAAGTACACCAACGGTGAAGATGCGGATGAACCAGAAGGTCCAACCATCCAGATGGGTAGCCAGGTAACCTGGACGTATAATATCACAAACACCGGCAGTGTCATTTTATACAATATTACAGTCACTGACGATAAACTGGGAGAAATTTCATGTCCAAATAGCTCTCTTAAACCTGGTGAATCGATGGTCTGCACTAAAACTGGTAGCGCTCAGTCAGGTCAATATTCCAATCTTGGTAATGTCACTGCTGAATACAAGGATGACCTGTGTGCCGAAATCCCAACAAGTCAGATAAGTGACAGCGACCCAAGTCATTATTCTGGATTAGGATACGACCACTGGGCTGGTGTGCCTGCTACGAATCCAGTACTTCTGATTGGAGTGCTTGGAATTGCCATGCTTTTGTTCCTGAGAAGAGAACAGAGATAA
- a CDS encoding restriction endonuclease, with protein MKTNYQNFELISREELLQEVEIYYKTRGYQVERIPDIGSGADLIATSLGVEKVAVKICYGGVASISTVHGVSSAKIYYRCDRAEIICTGYFNKDAELLAKIIDVKLINRDDLEESNITRGS; from the coding sequence TTGAAAACAAATTATCAGAATTTTGAATTAATATCCCGAGAAGAATTGTTGCAGGAGGTGGAAATATACTACAAGACCAGAGGTTATCAGGTTGAAAGAATTCCAGATATAGGTTCTGGAGCAGACCTTATAGCAACGTCTTTAGGTGTCGAAAAGGTAGCTGTTAAGATATGTTATGGAGGTGTTGCTTCAATTTCAACCGTTCATGGAGTTTCTTCTGCTAAAATCTATTATAGATGCGACAGGGCTGAAATAATATGCACAGGATATTTTAATAAAGATGCAGAATTATTGGCTAAAATCATCGATGTTAAATTGATAAACAGGGATGATCTTGAAGAGAGTAACATTACAAGGGGCAGTTAA
- a CDS encoding tetratricopeptide repeat protein, with protein MPDKSVPFAEKLEDIENALEMENLDDDLKQRLLYFKIELYKSANDFQTANQIENSLSMSFDDEATWYYRAFIASLMGNHVTSLEYLNNIVKNNDEMKYWLLKAANLDFIGHYKEAVECCNKALKLKNDPGIQIKKGELLKKQGLFKKARIAYGKALENDNYKHDIELLKDYSHAYQMEGKVNEALKVIKRAKNLNLFDKETLHMQADMLAESGHRKEAVEVINMILEINPDDFEAAFMKLELLLIMKRYKEAENLVSYIFNSNPDTGDQWLYKAKILSTYGYYTEADEAINEAEKLNPVLANISLIKANHYSNLGEYDKAIDICSRALEVDEDVNTYSSRSEAYAKKGDLKNALRDINNAINLNDDVINFWNQRGEILWALGDLRGALESFRKALKIDDNDSTALKHGSKLLHNLGDHSEAVNLMDKYLSNYPEDVEILGLKGSSKAKTGNCEEGLKWVNKALKLKENYPDAWDIKSAIYTEMGKHEASLDAAEYGLFYDPENPELMYKKGCTLINLQRYEEAFDCINQALGKKEDVDMLVNKARLESLLGKIEDAVKTYNRAIELEPRYEALNAKVACLITLERFEEAMDIIDQVDPNYLNRFEFWMNKIMCFIKLNRYDEALECIDNFGNNVPDEIKEYMFQTLSETLDTDNVDQEDEPKLMLLKGAILFEFGKDGAVEVFYSVAEKWMDSNPKDALESLNRTLSINPDDVDALRMKADLHYNLSDYKKSLKTIDKALEIEGDNARLWLMRSYVLDSLGKTSDALESLEKAHNLSPDDNDVLNYKIIVEAKIGQ; from the coding sequence TTGCCAGACAAAAGTGTACCATTTGCTGAAAAGCTTGAAGATATTGAGAACGCCCTTGAGATGGAAAATCTCGATGATGACCTCAAACAAAGACTTTTGTACTTTAAAATAGAACTCTATAAGTCAGCAAATGATTTCCAGACAGCTAACCAAATAGAAAATTCATTGTCAATGAGTTTTGATGATGAAGCAACATGGTATTATAGAGCATTTATAGCATCCTTAATGGGAAACCATGTAACCTCCCTGGAATATCTAAATAACATTGTAAAAAATAATGACGAAATGAAGTATTGGTTATTGAAAGCTGCTAACTTAGATTTTATAGGTCATTATAAAGAAGCAGTAGAATGTTGCAATAAAGCATTGAAATTGAAAAATGACCCAGGAATTCAAATCAAAAAAGGTGAACTGCTCAAAAAACAAGGGTTGTTCAAAAAAGCAAGGATTGCTTATGGTAAAGCATTGGAAAATGATAACTATAAACATGATATTGAATTGTTAAAGGACTATTCTCATGCTTATCAAATGGAAGGCAAGGTAAATGAAGCTCTTAAAGTGATCAAGAGAGCTAAAAATCTAAATCTCTTTGACAAAGAAACGCTGCATATGCAAGCAGATATGCTGGCAGAGTCAGGTCATCGTAAAGAAGCTGTCGAAGTCATTAACATGATACTTGAAATAAATCCTGATGATTTCGAAGCTGCTTTCATGAAACTGGAATTGTTGCTAATCATGAAACGCTATAAGGAAGCTGAAAATCTTGTCAGTTACATCTTTAATTCAAATCCTGATACAGGTGACCAATGGTTGTACAAAGCAAAAATATTGTCAACCTATGGTTACTATACTGAAGCAGATGAAGCTATCAATGAAGCAGAGAAATTGAACCCGGTACTTGCAAATATTTCATTAATCAAAGCAAATCATTACTCAAATTTGGGTGAGTACGATAAGGCTATTGATATATGCAGTAGAGCATTAGAAGTAGATGAGGATGTGAATACATATTCATCTAGATCAGAGGCATATGCCAAAAAAGGTGATCTCAAAAACGCCTTGAGGGATATAAATAATGCTATAAATTTAAATGATGATGTCATTAATTTTTGGAATCAGAGAGGAGAAATACTTTGGGCCTTGGGTGATTTAAGAGGAGCTCTTGAATCATTTAGAAAAGCACTGAAAATCGATGACAATGATAGTACTGCTTTGAAACATGGATCTAAACTACTTCACAATTTGGGCGATCACAGTGAAGCTGTAAATCTTATGGATAAATACCTTTCCAACTATCCAGAAGATGTCGAAATATTAGGGTTAAAGGGAAGTTCCAAAGCAAAGACCGGGAACTGTGAAGAAGGACTCAAATGGGTTAACAAAGCATTGAAACTAAAAGAAAATTATCCAGATGCCTGGGATATAAAATCAGCAATATATACAGAAATGGGAAAACATGAAGCATCACTGGATGCTGCAGAATACGGTTTGTTCTATGACCCAGAGAATCCAGAGCTGATGTACAAAAAAGGCTGCACCTTAATAAATCTGCAAAGGTACGAAGAGGCATTTGATTGTATAAATCAGGCTTTGGGTAAAAAAGAAGATGTTGATATGTTGGTCAACAAGGCTCGTCTTGAATCCTTACTCGGAAAGATAGAAGATGCAGTAAAGACCTATAATCGAGCAATCGAACTGGAACCAAGATACGAAGCATTGAATGCTAAAGTGGCTTGTCTCATAACACTTGAAAGATTTGAAGAGGCAATGGACATAATCGACCAGGTAGACCCTAATTATTTGAACCGGTTTGAATTTTGGATGAACAAAATTATGTGCTTTATTAAGCTTAACAGGTATGATGAAGCACTTGAATGCATAGATAATTTCGGCAATAATGTTCCTGATGAAATCAAAGAATATATGTTCCAAACATTATCTGAAACATTAGATACCGATAATGTGGATCAAGAAGATGAACCTAAATTGATGCTTTTAAAAGGAGCTATTTTGTTCGAATTTGGTAAAGATGGCGCAGTGGAGGTATTCTACTCTGTTGCAGAGAAATGGATGGATAGCAATCCGAAAGATGCATTGGAATCATTGAATAGAACCTTATCTATAAACCCCGATGATGTAGATGCATTACGCATGAAAGCTGATCTCCACTACAATTTGTCTGATTACAAAAAATCCCTGAAAACTATTGATAAAGCTTTGGAGATAGAAGGTGATAATGCTCGGTTGTGGTTGATGAGAAGTTATGTCCTCGATTCGCTTGGAAAAACAAGTGATGCGTTAGAATCACTTGAAAAAGCTCATAACCTTTCACCGGATGACAATGACGTCTTGAATTACAAGATAATCGTGGAGGCTAAAATAGGACAGTGA
- a CDS encoding DUF7557 family protein codes for MSTTISIVPRTKEKLDSLRRFPQKSYNSIIERLIIMSVDEDELSDEAIQGIEEALEDIKKGRLYTHDELKREYGLM; via the coding sequence ATGAGTACTACAATCAGCATAGTACCCCGGACTAAAGAAAAATTAGACAGTTTGCGGAGATTCCCACAGAAATCTTATAATTCCATTATTGAAAGGTTGATAATTATGTCTGTAGATGAAGATGAATTAAGTGATGAAGCTATCCAGGGTATCGAAGAAGCATTAGAGGACATCAAAAAGGGGAGACTGTACACTCATGATGAGTTAAAGAGAGAATATGGTTTGATGTAA
- a CDS encoding Cdc6/Cdc18 family protein yields the protein MKNGTISNNIFKDVNLNNIIYKNRESLKNGYLLDPDNIYYREDVLEELKDSLMPALRGETPDNVLIDGNHGTGKTLLTRIVMENLENLTKSDVYTDVYTLHVNCSQTGTKFSIVKTLISDLEKKGNVSSQTLVNSYDSYIERFFDLVNVLDGVVIVVFDELDQIQEDTVVNDILRSVENMKTYRGICVVGITNDHRYSYYLNRKTLDVFNPVKIKFTTYTSNQMKQILSRRAKLAFTDEMIENTDLSSVINECCKYTLQDRNSIRYALDLLLEVGDLAYRENSDYIDSDFVSEAKEILDNKNIKKVLIQLPRTDKMILLSLSYLSFVYPKICEQLERRGKDTERFDRIRSRDVYNIYEKVCRDNEIEPVGDHRKWESIRHLSELDVIDTIKTSLGRNQGVDTVLKPTMSYKFIMNTLGDDDDLCLDVIKYFKYNDGSLRTFIIHGIDN from the coding sequence TTGAAAAACGGAACAATTTCGAATAACATATTCAAAGATGTAAATCTTAATAACATCATATACAAGAATCGAGAATCGCTTAAAAACGGGTATCTATTAGACCCTGATAATATCTACTACAGAGAAGATGTACTGGAAGAATTAAAAGATTCCCTGATGCCTGCCCTAAGAGGAGAAACCCCTGACAATGTGCTTATAGATGGGAATCACGGCACAGGCAAGACATTACTCACAAGAATAGTCATGGAAAATCTGGAAAACCTGACAAAATCAGATGTATATACAGATGTTTATACACTTCATGTTAACTGCAGCCAGACCGGTACAAAATTCTCTATCGTGAAAACATTGATATCAGACCTTGAAAAGAAAGGAAATGTCAGTAGCCAGACGCTTGTCAACTCATATGACAGTTACATCGAAAGGTTCTTCGACCTGGTGAACGTGTTGGATGGCGTTGTGATAGTAGTTTTTGATGAACTCGATCAAATACAGGAAGACACAGTAGTAAATGACATCCTGCGGTCTGTTGAAAATATGAAAACATATAGAGGAATCTGTGTGGTTGGTATCACAAACGACCACAGATATAGCTATTACCTTAACAGGAAAACCCTGGATGTGTTCAATCCGGTTAAGATTAAATTCACCACATACACATCAAATCAGATGAAACAGATCCTGTCAAGAAGGGCTAAATTAGCTTTTACTGATGAAATGATTGAGAATACAGACCTGTCATCAGTTATCAATGAATGCTGCAAATATACTCTGCAAGATAGAAACAGTATACGATATGCACTTGACCTTCTGCTGGAAGTTGGTGATCTTGCATACAGGGAAAACAGCGACTACATAGACTCTGATTTTGTATCAGAAGCGAAAGAAATACTGGACAACAAGAACATCAAAAAGGTTTTGATACAGCTTCCAAGAACAGATAAAATGATATTGCTATCACTGTCTTACCTGTCGTTTGTCTATCCAAAAATCTGTGAACAATTGGAAAGACGTGGAAAGGACACAGAAAGGTTTGACAGGATAAGGAGCAGAGATGTGTATAATATCTATGAAAAAGTTTGTAGAGACAACGAGATCGAACCTGTTGGTGACCACAGGAAATGGGAATCAATCAGGCATCTATCAGAACTCGATGTTATCGATACAATCAAGACGTCTCTTGGTAGAAACCAGGGTGTAGATACTGTGTTAAAACCTACTATGTCCTATAAATTCATAATGAATACGCTGGGAGATGATGATGACCTCTGTCTGGATGTAATAAAATATTTCAAATACAACGATGGTTCACTAAGAACCTTTATTATTCATGGGATAGATAACTAA
- a CDS encoding restriction endonuclease, with protein MKTNYQNFELISWIKLLQEVEIYYKTRGYHVERTPGTDSGADLIATFLGVEKVAVKICSRGFVLFSSVHEVSYAKIYYRCDRAEVISLGFFSKDAELLAKIIDVKLINRYELEKIIEKY; from the coding sequence TTGAAAACAAATTATCAGAATTTTGAATTAATATCCTGGATAAAATTGCTGCAGGAAGTGGAAATATACTATAAAACTAGAGGATATCATGTCGAAAGAACTCCAGGTACAGATTCTGGAGCAGACCTCATAGCAACTTTTTTAGGTGTCGAAAAGGTAGCTGTTAAGATATGTTCCAGAGGTTTTGTTTTATTTTCATCCGTCCATGAAGTTTCTTATGCTAAAATCTATTATCGATGCGACAGAGCTGAAGTAATAAGCTTGGGATTTTTCAGCAAAGACGCAGAATTACTGGCTAAAATTATCGATGTAAAATTGATAAATAGATATGAGCTTGAAAAGATTATTGAAAAATATTGA
- a CDS encoding CPBP family intramembrane glutamic endopeptidase — protein MEQKSIRERVIHHPVVSFFLLAYMISWLGFLPSILDIDESFGGLNLLVAQFGPAIAGGLIIWYTGGPIREWVGSIIHWRVPLKWWIITLVFPIFVFGATSLGFILLGYEPLLSKLPDPVLTFIPTLIGLSLLAGLGEEPGWRGFALPRLQEQYGPLNATFLLGILWAFWHIPVFFVDPRSSHGITDPIILGGLVLLTAVGIVLYTFFYTWIFNHTGSVLLMMLLHGGFNTATIHLVPFADEIVFGPNYTNLLIIQVGVLLISVIILITMTRGFLGYGSKDISNFTRKS, from the coding sequence ATGGAACAAAAAAGTATACGAGAGAGGGTAATACATCATCCTGTGGTATCATTTTTCCTTTTAGCCTACATGATATCATGGCTCGGTTTTCTCCCGTCAATATTGGATATCGATGAAAGTTTTGGTGGACTGAACCTGTTGGTAGCTCAATTCGGTCCTGCAATTGCAGGCGGATTGATTATATGGTATACTGGTGGACCGATCCGCGAATGGGTTGGCAGTATTATTCATTGGCGTGTACCTCTCAAATGGTGGATAATAACCTTAGTTTTTCCAATCTTTGTATTTGGTGCAACCAGTTTAGGGTTTATACTCCTGGGTTATGAACCATTGCTTTCAAAATTACCTGACCCTGTTTTGACTTTCATTCCCACACTCATAGGTCTCTCTTTATTGGCAGGTTTGGGAGAAGAACCCGGATGGCGTGGTTTTGCTCTTCCCAGATTACAAGAACAATATGGTCCCCTGAATGCAACATTTTTACTGGGAATTCTCTGGGCTTTCTGGCACATACCAGTATTCTTCGTAGATCCAAGGTCATCTCACGGTATCACTGACCCTATAATTCTTGGAGGATTAGTGTTACTTACAGCTGTTGGAATTGTGTTATATACATTTTTTTACACCTGGATATTCAATCATACTGGAAGTGTTCTACTCATGATGTTGTTACATGGAGGTTTCAATACTGCTACTATACATCTGGTGCCTTTTGCCGATGAAATTGTCTTTGGTCCAAATTATACAAACCTCCTGATAATACAGGTAGGGGTGCTTCTTATAAGTGTTATAATACTTATCACTATGACCAGAGGGTTTTTGGGTTATGGTTCAAAGGATATATCGAATTTTACGAGAAAGAGCTAA